The following are encoded in a window of Pelecanus crispus isolate bPelCri1 chromosome 6, bPelCri1.pri, whole genome shotgun sequence genomic DNA:
- the NRIP3 gene encoding nuclear receptor-interacting protein 3 codes for MFYSGILTEPSRKEVEIREAASLRQQRRMKQAVQFIHKDSADLLPLDGLKKLGTSKDTQPHNILQKRLMETNLSKLRSSRGSWTLKSDISAQTNKLNQTKLGSSGKMEDEELIVVSCQCAGKELKAVVDTGSQHNLMSSACLDRLGLKEHLKALPGEDEVVLLPYKVRVIGQIECLTLTVGAVPVECAALVVEDNEKPFSFGLQTLKSLKCVINMEKHHLVLGKMEREEIPFVGSGSAAAGEQ; via the exons ATGTTTTATTCAGGTATCCTGACGGAGCCGAGTAGAAAAGAAGTGGAGATAAGGGAAGCAGCATCTCTCCGCCAGCAGAGGAGGATGAAGCAGGCGGTTCAGTTTATTCACAAGGATTCTGCAGATCTCCTCCCTCTGGATGGGCTGAAGAAGCTGGGGACTTCAAAAGATACT caacCACATAATATCCTGCAGAAGCGCCTGATGGAGACAAATTTATCAAAATTACGAAGCAGCCGAGGCAGCTGGACTCTGAAGAGTGATATCTCAGCGCAGACCAACAAGCTGAATCAAACCAAACTGGGCAGCTCAGGGAAAATGGAGGATGAGGAGCTCATAGTGGTGAGCTGCCAG tgtgcagggaaggagctgaaGGCCGTGGTGGACACCGGCTCACAGCACAACCTCATGTCGTCTGCCTGCCTGGACAGGCTAGG GTTAAAGGAGCATCTCAAAGCACTCCCTGGTGAAGATGAGGTGGTTTTGTTGCCGTACAAGGTGAGGGTGATCGGCCAGATCGAGTGCCTCACCCTCACAGTGGGAGCGGTCCCCGTGGAGTGCGCTGCCCTCGTCGTGG aagacaatGAGAAACCTTTCTCCTTTGGGCTGCAGACACTGAAATCTCTGAAG TGTGTCATAAACATGGAGAAGCACCATCTTGTTCTGGGGAagatggagagggaagaaatCCCGTTTGTGGGCAGTGGCAGCGCTGCGGCGGGAGAGCAGTAA